One genomic window of Quercus lobata isolate SW786 chromosome 9, ValleyOak3.0 Primary Assembly, whole genome shotgun sequence includes the following:
- the LOC115959199 gene encoding protein XRI1-like isoform X1, protein MDYNNDNSESWNWHREDYCLQKDPNSDISECLWNGVPQNEEDLSYMLDETTPIKACGDLAYHVSHSENMTKEPEECRETSSQVKRRRMLQFNNQAMDPSHEEKSSAFLKSIECGEREDSIEEIFPETSYWVSGPPGNASASAYESLDHSSEEWLAECFNDTEMNFSPDDMNFSGASDIQFDIGDLCDFPQEYEANAVQQQVSRTPQKIIFKGRKSYIRTPTKLAASVAYPFAFIKPSGAHGDVTLKEINQRILTPPPSKSKKGNEDPAASYPTSAFSGKPVVGKTKIRTEGGKGSITIMRTKG, encoded by the exons TAGTGAGTCTTGGAATTGGCATAGGGAGGATTACTGTCTCCAAAAGGATCCCAATAGTG ACATATCTGAATGCCTATGGAATGGAGTGCCTCAGAATGAAGAAGATCTTTCCTACATGCTTGATGAAACAACCCCCATCAAGGCTTGCGGGGATTTGGCTTACCATGTTTCTCATAGTG AGAATATGACCAAGGAACCAGAAGAATGTAGAGAGACTTCTTCACAAGTAAAGAGGCGCCGGATGCTACAATTCAACAATCAAGCTATGGATCCTTCCCATGAGGAGAAGTCATCTGCATTCCTAAAATCAATTGAGTGCGGG GAGAGAGAGGATTCAATTGAAGAGATTTTCCCTGAAACATCATATTGGGTTTCTGGGCCTCCAG GAAATGCATCTGCTTCTGCTTATGAGAGCCTGGATCACTCATCTGAAGAGTGGCTTGCAGAATGCTTTAATGATACTGAGATGAATTTCAGCCCTGATGATAT GAATTTCTCTGGGGCATCTGATATCCAGTTCGATATTGGAG ATTTGTGTGACTTCCCACAAGAGTATGAAGCTAATGCAGTCCAACAACAAGTTTCTCGAACCCcgcaaaaaattatttttaaag GTAGGAAGTCTTACATACGGACTCCAACTAAGTTGGCTGCTTCTGTGGCCTATCCATTTGCCTTCATTAAACCCAGTGGGGCTCATGGAGATGTAACTCTGAAGGAGATAAACCAGCGGATTCTCACTCCACCTccttcaaaatcaaagaaaggtAATGAAGATCCTGCTGCTTCTTACCCTACTTCAGCTTTCTCTGGGAAACCTGTAgttggaaaaacaaaaatccgCACTGAAGGAGGAAAAGGCAGCATCACAATTATGAGAACCAAAGGCTGA
- the LOC115959199 gene encoding protein XRI1-like isoform X2, translating to MDYNNDNESWNWHREDYCLQKDPNSDISECLWNGVPQNEEDLSYMLDETTPIKACGDLAYHVSHSENMTKEPEECRETSSQVKRRRMLQFNNQAMDPSHEEKSSAFLKSIECGEREDSIEEIFPETSYWVSGPPGNASASAYESLDHSSEEWLAECFNDTEMNFSPDDMNFSGASDIQFDIGDLCDFPQEYEANAVQQQVSRTPQKIIFKGRKSYIRTPTKLAASVAYPFAFIKPSGAHGDVTLKEINQRILTPPPSKSKKGNEDPAASYPTSAFSGKPVVGKTKIRTEGGKGSITIMRTKG from the exons TGAGTCTTGGAATTGGCATAGGGAGGATTACTGTCTCCAAAAGGATCCCAATAGTG ACATATCTGAATGCCTATGGAATGGAGTGCCTCAGAATGAAGAAGATCTTTCCTACATGCTTGATGAAACAACCCCCATCAAGGCTTGCGGGGATTTGGCTTACCATGTTTCTCATAGTG AGAATATGACCAAGGAACCAGAAGAATGTAGAGAGACTTCTTCACAAGTAAAGAGGCGCCGGATGCTACAATTCAACAATCAAGCTATGGATCCTTCCCATGAGGAGAAGTCATCTGCATTCCTAAAATCAATTGAGTGCGGG GAGAGAGAGGATTCAATTGAAGAGATTTTCCCTGAAACATCATATTGGGTTTCTGGGCCTCCAG GAAATGCATCTGCTTCTGCTTATGAGAGCCTGGATCACTCATCTGAAGAGTGGCTTGCAGAATGCTTTAATGATACTGAGATGAATTTCAGCCCTGATGATAT GAATTTCTCTGGGGCATCTGATATCCAGTTCGATATTGGAG ATTTGTGTGACTTCCCACAAGAGTATGAAGCTAATGCAGTCCAACAACAAGTTTCTCGAACCCcgcaaaaaattatttttaaag GTAGGAAGTCTTACATACGGACTCCAACTAAGTTGGCTGCTTCTGTGGCCTATCCATTTGCCTTCATTAAACCCAGTGGGGCTCATGGAGATGTAACTCTGAAGGAGATAAACCAGCGGATTCTCACTCCACCTccttcaaaatcaaagaaaggtAATGAAGATCCTGCTGCTTCTTACCCTACTTCAGCTTTCTCTGGGAAACCTGTAgttggaaaaacaaaaatccgCACTGAAGGAGGAAAAGGCAGCATCACAATTATGAGAACCAAAGGCTGA